The Lutzomyia longipalpis isolate SR_M1_2022 chromosome 2, ASM2433408v1 DNA window GCGCATCGCATTCATTTCCCAGAACACAATGACCGAGTCCTCTCCGGCAGAAATGAGCTGCTGCGCTCCATTCGCATAGGCTAGGGCTGACACTTTGTTGCTGTGCCCCTGGAGTTCGTAGATGGTGCCACGGCGTCCACCCACATCCCATACAATCACGGATTGATCGAAGGATCCGCTGAACAGGAGCTGCGGCCCCGCAACCCAGCTTAAGGCACGAATTGAGCCAGTGTGTCCTTTGAATGTTGTCACCAAGTTGGCACCACCTGTATCCAGGCGCAGCATCGTAATCTGCCCAGCATAGTCCCCAATGAAGGCATACTTTGCCCCGGAATCATACTGCAGTGCCGTACACATGGCCTCGAATGTGTAGCCCCCAATTCGATTTGCCGTAGCCGTGCAGTGAtatgaaaaaatcttatctcGCCCTGCACTGAGGATCCATCCGCTGTGCTTGGCAAAAATCACCGCAACAACACGCGCCTGATGCGCCAAAAAGTCCCGAATCAGCTGGAGACTATTGCAATCCTCTGCTAGCAGGTACTGCGACACCGTGCCATTCTCCTGTCCCACAAAAAGGTGCCTCGTTTCGGGGATGTAGTCGAGGGACGTGCATCCGGATGGCATGTACTGACAAATACTCGGCCAGTACTGCCCTGAGCCCCGTTTAAGCCACACCCGGATTGTTTTGTCATCCGACACACTTATCACACCATCCTCACCGGGTATCAAGCAGGCCGCATTCACATCATCCCCACAGCCCTCGAGTTTGCTCAGCAACTCTGGTTTCTTTGACGTATTGAACTTCTGGTCATTCCCCGAGCGTGGGGCTGGTTTTATCTCTGCCGCCATGTCGATCACTCACTCTCTTTATTAGCTACAGCACTCTCTTGACCCTGCTGGGAAGTTTGCACCTGATTTTTGCaatagaaaaatgttttcttgcaCAAAACGCAAAAATTTGACAGCTTTTCCCATTAACACTTCAAGTACAACATTTGAAACTCATGTTTCAATTACCAAATTGGCCACCATGGCCAACTGATGAAACATTCAATAtttcgaatattttattgtttttacaaaaaaattcttattaattacatataaatcatttattttaaatcatattgtttgaatttagatCATTTGGACATTAATAcagacatttatttttaaaaaattcacctGTGAAATTTCACGatcataacctcaaatttcgattacaaaatttaaattctctgGCGATAatctgaataaataaattcccattttcaataaaaaaaaacccattttcagcaaaatgttttaattgcgAGCATTGCATGGAAATctaaattaaagtaatttaagCGAAATTTAAGTGTTAATTTTGAATCTCAATCCCAATGAATCTGATAATATTGGCTGTGATTGCCCTCCGTACCCTCCTTGTATCCTCAGTGTCTTCATTGGACATAGATTTAGATAAAAGTGTGATTTGGGGTCCAGGATTGGGAGAAGCTACGCTACCTGTGCGCTACTTCTTCGTACAGCTTGTCAACAATGCCGGCGAGAAGTAAGAATTACGCCCATTTCTTCCCAAATctgcttcaatttaatttgatttgaattacCGGATAGCGTTACAGAATCTCAAGATATAAAACTAGACATCCAGCTCGTTGGACAGCccaaaaatcaaagaaatgcTGAGAATTGCCGCTACTCATTGGAACAATTTGATGCCGGTGATGGGAGTATTGTTGTACGTTACCGCATCCCTCAGGAGTGTAGAGGAGTCTCCATACACGTTATGTACAAAGGACAACACCTTGGAGACTCACCTTACTCAATTCCTTCGCCAATCTTTCCGGAAATTTGTTCCTGCCCATtggaaattgatgaatttcgcAATGTCTACAAATGCCCCGAAAGGCATCCACAGATTGAGGAGGATATGAGCACATTCTCAGGCATCAATTACACCCACGTTCAAGAGAAGATGCTGGAAAAGTTCTCCACTGACAATCCAGGAAGTTTAGCTATTTGTCAGTACGTTGTTTTGTCTGGAGAACTCTTTCGACGTTGCTTTGGGAAGCATGTTGGGTTCACCATGTTCATGGATGCTACGCTCCTGTCCATCCTACGAAAGGTTAAACTTCCGGATTTTGAAATCTTCGTCAACCTTGGAGATTGGCCGGTAAGTCGAAAAGGTGGTAGGAGTCGTACACAGGGACCTTGGCCAGTATTTTCATGGTGCGGCAGCTCGGATTCCTTTGATATTGTCATGCCAACGTATGACATCACCGAATCCACCCTGGAGGCTATGAATCGCGTCTCCTTGGACATTATTTCCGTGCAAAAGAGTGCTACAAAGTGGGCAGATAAAATCCCAAAAGCCTTCTTCCGCGGTAGGGATGCCAATCGGGAACGATTGAAATCTGTGGAGCTATCACGAAGGAATCCTGAAGTGTTAGACTCAGCAATTAcgaactttttcttcttccgcGATGAGGAGGACACTTATGGCCCAAAGAGTCCTCGGGTGtcattctttgattttttcaaatataaattccAAATTAATATTGACGGAACTGTTGCCGGCTACCGCTTCCCCTATCTCCTTGCGGGCAATAGTGTTGTCCTTAAGCAGGATTCCCCCTACTATGAGCACTTCTACAGCCAACTGAAACCAATGGTTCACTACATTCCCTTTAGAAGAGACCTCTCGGATCTCATTGAGAAGATTCACTGGGCAAAGAGTCATGACACCACTGTCCGGAAGATTGCTCAGAACGCTCGTGCCTTTGTACGTGAAAATCTCCTTCCAACTCACATTTTCTGCTATCACGTCCTTCTCTTTGAGCAGTGGCACCAGCTCACACGCCTACACAAAGTATCTGTAGCATCAGACATGGAGAAAGTCCCCAAACCAGAGGAATCCTCAAGCTGTTCATGCGATAGAAAAGTACAACGAGATGAACTATAAATGcagaaatttaatcattttacttttgtgtgtgtttataaacaatttttgcCCCTTCACTCTGTTTCCTTGGACTCCTCCTCTCCGCCATAGATGTGGAAGAGCTTTGCCACTTCATTCCAATCACTCGTATCCACATCTTCATTGATTACTTTCCTGGCAATATTGATGCGATTGAAGAGATTCCACAGCAAAACACCCACAATACGTTTCTCGCGAACGTAAAAAATCACACCACGTCTGTAGTCGTCCTCTTTGACACCCTCCGGATGCTCCCCATCTGAGCTCTGAACAACTTTCATGGCA harbors:
- the LOC129790244 gene encoding protein O-glucosyltransferase 2-like — protein: MNLIILAVIALRTLLVSSVSSLDIDLDKSVIWGPGLGEATLPVRYFFVQLVNNAGENVTESQDIKLDIQLVGQPKNQRNAENCRYSLEQFDAGDGSIVVRYRIPQECRGVSIHVMYKGQHLGDSPYSIPSPIFPEICSCPLEIDEFRNVYKCPERHPQIEEDMSTFSGINYTHVQEKMLEKFSTDNPGSLAICQYVVLSGELFRRCFGKHVGFTMFMDATLLSILRKVKLPDFEIFVNLGDWPVSRKGGRSRTQGPWPVFSWCGSSDSFDIVMPTYDITESTLEAMNRVSLDIISVQKSATKWADKIPKAFFRGRDANRERLKSVELSRRNPEVLDSAITNFFFFRDEEDTYGPKSPRVSFFDFFKYKFQINIDGTVAGYRFPYLLAGNSVVLKQDSPYYEHFYSQLKPMVHYIPFRRDLSDLIEKIHWAKSHDTTVRKIAQNARAFVRENLLPTHIFCYHVLLFEQWHQLTRLHKVSVASDMEKVPKPEESSSCSCDRKVQRDEL
- the LOC129790294 gene encoding WD repeat and FYVE domain-containing protein 2 — encoded protein: MAAEIKPAPRSGNDQKFNTSKKPELLSKLEGCGDDVNAACLIPGEDGVISVSDDKTIRVWLKRGSGQYWPSICQYMPSGCTSLDYIPETRHLFVGQENGTVSQYLLAEDCNSLQLIRDFLAHQARVVAVIFAKHSGWILSAGRDKIFSYHCTATANRIGGYTFEAMCTALQYDSGAKYAFIGDYAGQITMLRLDTGGANLVTTFKGHTGSIRALSWVAGPQLLFSGSFDQSVIVWDVGGRRGTIYELQGHSNKVSALAYANGAQQLISAGEDSVIVFWEMNAMRKEVPEWVESDICQLCSRPFFWNLKAMMDQRQIGIRQHHCRHCGKAICDKCSTNRINIPIMGFEFDVRVCDPCFKVLQPIERPSLAMFHDAKHSIVAMDLDERRKRLLSIGQDRVIKIWDLSSIWA